Genomic window (Streptomyces sp. RerS4):
CCAGCGAGGTCGGCGCCAAGGGGCTGCTCGGTGGTCAGGCGCAGGTGCCGGGGGCGGCGGGGACGTGGAAGGACCTCACGGACTCGGTGAACACGGTGTTCCGCAACCTCACCACGCAGGTGCGGGACATCGCGCAGGTGACGACGGCGGTCGCGAACGGTGACCTGTCGCAGAAGGTCACGGTCGACGTGGCCGGCGAGATGCTGGAGTTGAAGAACACCGTCAACACGATGGTGGACCAGCTCCAGTCGTTCGGTTCCGAAGTGACGCGGGTGGCCCGTGAGGTCGGTGTCGAAGGTGAGCTGGGCGGGCAGGCGCAGGTGCCGGGGGCGGCGGGGACGTGGAAGGACCTCACCGATTCGGTGAACACCGCCTTCCGGAATCTGACCGGGCAGGTGCGCAACATCGCGCAGGTGACGACGGCGGTCGCGAACGGCGATCTGTCGCAGAAGGTCACGGTGGACGTCTCCGGCGAGATGCTCCAGCTGAAGAACACCGTGAACACGATGGTCGACCAGCTGTCCTCGTTCGCCGATCAGGTCACGCGGATGGCGCGGGACGTGGGTACGGAGGGGCGGCTCGGCGGTCAGGCCCGGGTGGAGGGGGTGTCCGGGACCTGGAAGGAGCTGACCGACTCCGTCAACTTCATGGCGGGGAACCTGACGTCCCAGGTGCGCCAGATCGCCCAGGTGACGACGGCGGTGGCGCGTGGTGACCTGTCGCAGAAGATCGACGTGGACGCGCGCGGCGAGATCCTGGAGCTGAAGAACACCATCAACACGATGGTGGACCAGCTGTCGGCGTTCGCCGAGCAGGTGACGCGGGTCGCCCGGGACGTGGGTACGGAGGGCCGGCTCGGTGGTCAGGCGCAGGTGCCGGGCGTGGCCGGGGTGTGGCGGGATCTGACCGATTCGGTGAACGGCATGGCCGGGAACCTGACCTCGCAGGTCCGCAACATCGCGCAGGTCGCGACGGCGGTGGCGCGCGGTGATCTGTCGCAGAAGATCGACGTGGACGCGCGCGGCGAGATCCTGGAGCTGAAGAACACCCTCAACACGATGGTCGACCAGCTCTCGAACTTCGCGGAGCAGGTGACGCGGGTCGCCCGTGAGGTGGGTACCGAGGGCATCCTCGGCGGTCAGGCGGAGGTGAAGGGGGTCTCCGGTACCTGGAAGGACCTGACCCAGTCCGTCAACTTCATGGCCAACAACCTGACCTCGCAGGTGCGCAACATCGCGGAGGTGACGACGGCGGTCGCCATGGGCGACCTGTCGAAGAAGATCACCGTCGACGCGAAGGGCGAGATCCTCGAACTGGTCACGACCGTCAACACGATGGTGGACCAGCTGTCGTCGTTCGCGGAGCAGGTGACGCGGGTGGCCCGCGAGGTGGGTACCGAGGGCATCCTCGGCGGTCAGGCGCGCGTGCGCGGGGTGACCGGCATCTGGAAGGACCTGAGCGACAACGTCAACCTGATGGCGAACAACCTGACGTCGCAGGTGCGCAACATCTCGCAGGTCTCGGCGGCGGTCGCCAACGGCGATCTGACGAAGAAGGTCACCGTCGAGGCGCGCGGTGAGGTCGCCCAGCTCGCCGACACGGTGAACACGATGGTCAAGACGCTGTCGTCGTTCGCGGACGAGGTGACGCGGGTGGCCCGCGAGGTGGGTACGGAGGGTCGGCTCGGCGGTCAGGCGCACGTCCCCGGGGTCTCGGGCACGTGGAAGGACCTGACCGATTCGGTGAACTTCATGGCGTCCAACCTCACCGGTCAGGTGCGGCAGATCGCCATGGTCACGACCGCCATCGCCAAGGGCGACATGACCAAGAAGATCGACATCGACGCCCGGGGCGAGATCCTGGAGCTCAAGACGACGATCAACACGATGGTCGACCAGCTGTCGTCGTTCGCCGACCAGGTGACGCGGGTGGCCCGTGAGGTGGGTACCGAGGGCATCCTCGGCGGTCAGGCCCGGGTCCGTGACGTCGACGGGACCTGGCGCGACCTGACCGAGTCCGTGAACGAGATGGCCGGGAACCTCACCCGCCAGGTGCGGGCGATCGCGGCGGTGGCCACGGCGGTCACGCGCGGAGACCTGAGCCTGAAGGTCGACGTGGACGCGGCCGGCGAGATCCAGGTGCTCCAGGACAACATCAACACGATGATCGTGAACCTGCGCGACACCACCTTGGCCAACAAGGAGCAGGACTGGCTCAAGGGCAACCTCGCGCGGATCTCCGCGCTGATGCAGGGGCGCCGGGACCTGGACGACGTCGCCTCGCTGATCATGAGCGAGCTGACTCCGGTCGTGGCCGCGCAGCACGGTGCGTTCTTCCTGGCGCTGCCGACCGGTGGGAGCACGGAGATCGGGGCGGACGGGACCGGGGAGGGCTCGTACGAGCTGCGGATGCGCGGGAGTTACGCGTACGCGGGCAGTCAGATGCCGATCTCGTTCCGGCCGGGTGAGGGGCTGATCGGGACGGTCGCCGAGGAGAAGCGGACCATCCTGGTCGAGAACACCCCGCCGGGCTATCTGAAGATCTCATCGGGGCTGGGCGAGGCGCCGCCGGCGCATGTGATCGTGCTGCCGGTGCTGTTCGAGGGGAAGACGCTCGGCGTCATCGAGCTGGCCGGCTTCCAGCCGTTCACGCAGATCCAGAAGGACTTCCTCAGCCAGATCGCGGAGATGATCGGGACGAGCGTGAACACCATCTCCGTCAATTCCAAGACGGAGATGCTCCTCAAGCAGTCCCAGGAGATGACCGAGCAACTGCGCGAGCGTTCCGACGAGTTGGAGAACCGACAGAAGGCACTCCAGGCAGCCAACGCCGAACTGGAGGAGAAGGCCGAGCTGTTGGCCCGGCAGAACCGGGACATCGAGGTGAAGAACACCGAGATCGAGGAGGCCCGGCAGGTCCTGGAGGAGCGGGCGGAGCAGCTCGCGGTCTCGATGCGGTACAAGAGCGAGTTCCTGGCGAACATGTCGCACGAGCTGCGGACCCCGCTCAACTCGCTTTTGATCCTGGCCAAGCTGCTCGCCGACAACGCCGACGAGAACCTCTCGCCGAAGCAGGTGGAGTTCGCCGAGACGATCCACGGCGCGGGTTCCGACCTGCTCCAGCTGATCAACGACATCCTCGACCTGTCGAAGGTCGAGGCGGGGAAGATGGACGTCTCGCCGACCCGGATCGCGCTCGTCCAGCTGGTGGACTACGTGGAGGCCACGTTCCGGCCGCTGACGGCGGAGAAGGGGCTCGACTTCTCGGTACGGGTCTCCCCGGAGTTGCCCGCGACCCTGCACACCGACGAGCAGCGGCTCCTGCAGGTGCTGCGGAACCTGCTGTCGAACGCGGTGAAGTTCACCGACAACGGGGCGGTGGAGCTGGTGATCCGGCCGGCCGGCGGGGACGTGCCGGCGGCGATCCGGGAGCAGCTGCTGGAGGCCGGTTCGCTGCGCGAGGCGGACGCCGACCTGATCGCCTTCTCGGTGACCGACACGGGCATCGGGATCGCGGAGAGCAAGATGCTGGTGATCTTCGAGGCGTTCAAGCAGGCGGACGGTACGACGAGCCGCAAGTACGGCGGCACCGGCCTCGGGCTGTCCATCAGCCGGGAGATCGCCCGGCTGCTGGGCGGGGAGATCCACGCGGCCAGCGAGCCGGGACGGGGTTCGACCTTCACCCTGTACCTGCCGCTGCACCCCAGCGAGCTGCCGCCGCAGGGATACGCGCCGCCCACGCCGGGCGGGGCGCGCGGGGAGTACCGCAGGGTGGTCGAGGAGGCGGGGCCGAA
Coding sequences:
- a CDS encoding HAMP domain-containing protein — translated: MESGAAVRRTGTRPKGGRSRRNGTTEVDTAALNRLLTALVSMRDGNFRKRLTVSGEGVMAEIAAVYNEVADRNLHLTGELSRVRRMVGREGKLSERLETGACEGSWAAAIDASNQLVDDLARPVSEVGRVLSAVAEGDLDQRMDLRTQSADGAGHPLRGEFLKVGRTVNNLVDQLSAFTDEVTRVALEVGTEGKLGGQAQVRGMSGSWKDLTDSVNTMAYRLTAQVRDIALVTTAVAKGDLSRKVTVHVAGEMLQLKNTVNTMVDQLSSFSSEVTRVAREVGTEGELGGQAKVPGVAGVWKDLTDSVNTMAGNLTAQVRGIAQVTTAVANGDLSQKVRVSARGEVAQLAETINQMTETLRTFADEVTRVASEVGAKGLLGGQAQVPGAAGTWKDLTDSVNTVFRNLTTQVRDIAQVTTAVANGDLSQKVTVDVAGEMLELKNTVNTMVDQLQSFGSEVTRVAREVGVEGELGGQAQVPGAAGTWKDLTDSVNTAFRNLTGQVRNIAQVTTAVANGDLSQKVTVDVSGEMLQLKNTVNTMVDQLSSFADQVTRMARDVGTEGRLGGQARVEGVSGTWKELTDSVNFMAGNLTSQVRQIAQVTTAVARGDLSQKIDVDARGEILELKNTINTMVDQLSAFAEQVTRVARDVGTEGRLGGQAQVPGVAGVWRDLTDSVNGMAGNLTSQVRNIAQVATAVARGDLSQKIDVDARGEILELKNTLNTMVDQLSNFAEQVTRVAREVGTEGILGGQAEVKGVSGTWKDLTQSVNFMANNLTSQVRNIAEVTTAVAMGDLSKKITVDAKGEILELVTTVNTMVDQLSSFAEQVTRVAREVGTEGILGGQARVRGVTGIWKDLSDNVNLMANNLTSQVRNISQVSAAVANGDLTKKVTVEARGEVAQLADTVNTMVKTLSSFADEVTRVAREVGTEGRLGGQAHVPGVSGTWKDLTDSVNFMASNLTGQVRQIAMVTTAIAKGDMTKKIDIDARGEILELKTTINTMVDQLSSFADQVTRVAREVGTEGILGGQARVRDVDGTWRDLTESVNEMAGNLTRQVRAIAAVATAVTRGDLSLKVDVDAAGEIQVLQDNINTMIVNLRDTTLANKEQDWLKGNLARISALMQGRRDLDDVASLIMSELTPVVAAQHGAFFLALPTGGSTEIGADGTGEGSYELRMRGSYAYAGSQMPISFRPGEGLIGTVAEEKRTILVENTPPGYLKISSGLGEAPPAHVIVLPVLFEGKTLGVIELAGFQPFTQIQKDFLSQIAEMIGTSVNTISVNSKTEMLLKQSQEMTEQLRERSDELENRQKALQAANAELEEKAELLARQNRDIEVKNTEIEEARQVLEERAEQLAVSMRYKSEFLANMSHELRTPLNSLLILAKLLADNADENLSPKQVEFAETIHGAGSDLLQLINDILDLSKVEAGKMDVSPTRIALVQLVDYVEATFRPLTAEKGLDFSVRVSPELPATLHTDEQRLLQVLRNLLSNAVKFTDNGAVELVIRPAGGDVPAAIREQLLEAGSLREADADLIAFSVTDTGIGIAESKMLVIFEAFKQADGTTSRKYGGTGLGLSISREIARLLGGEIHAASEPGRGSTFTLYLPLHPSELPPQGYAPPTPGGARGEYRRVVEEAGPKAPALPAASPQPALGTGARNAVPVRHALPVAEPAGQGSSALFRRRRKPTPHPLPRTEVPGQPDGEAWEAQEPLPTPPRSYDFHGERVLIVDDDVRNVFALTSVLEQHGLAVLYAENGREGIEVLEQHDDVAVVLMDIMMPEMDGYATTSAIRRMPQFAGLPIIALTAKAMKGDREKAIDSGASDYVTKPVEPDYLLSVMEQHMRADRA